The Puntigrus tetrazona isolate hp1 chromosome 16, ASM1883169v1, whole genome shotgun sequence genome includes a region encoding these proteins:
- the LOC122361095 gene encoding partitioning defective 6 homolog gamma-like, whose translation MNRALRKSQSLRCCSVLEVKSKYGAEFRRFSLDRSEPGRYKDFQRLIVRLHHLWQMDVLIGYADVQGELLPINNDDNFYKAVTSTQSLLRIFIQLQEEADQAIIGVEDATKRKKPVSQRKTPFQISMPQNFRPVSSIIDVDVIPECHRRVRLYHQGSDRPLGFYIRDGTTVRVTPYGLEKVPGIFISRIVPGGLAACTGLLAINDQVLEVNGIDVLRKSLDQVTDMMIANSHNLIITVKPANQHNNIRRKSCSSSSSGHYFDSAHSISYPGLPMIMKAYGLGNGSESEEDADVVVESPIKHRSRHQGSSAPSHSSQLYVNTSYRPQVSARWPNSLISAASYHSQPCLAHTAHTDHSAALHRHRTSQQHFGCNPVIRQGSSSTHDILNTWHVDLSRHLLLPQGAMEEDGIVVVL comes from the exons ATGAACCGGGCGCTCAGAAAGTCTCAGTCTCTGCGTTGCTGTTCGGTCCTCGAGgtaaaaagtaaa TATGGTGCAGAATTCAGGAGGTTTTCCCTGGACCGCTCTGAGCCTGGCAGGTATAAAGACTTTCAAAGGCTCATTGTGCGTTTACATCACCTATGGCAAATGGATGTCCTTATCGGCTATGCTGATGTCCAAGGAGAGCTGCTGCCCATCAATAATGATGACAACTTCTACAAAGCTGTGACCTCCACACAGTCTTTACTGCGTATCTTCATTCAGCTTCAAG AGGAAGCTGACCAGGCTATCATAGGTGTTGAAGATGCAACAAAACGAAAGAAACCTGTCAGCCAGAGAAAAACCCCATTCCAGATCAGCATGCCACAGAACTTCCGGCCCGTTTCGTCCATCATCGATGTGGACGTCATACCAGAATGCCACAGAAGAGTGCGTCTGTATCACCAGGGCTCAGACAGACCTCTGGGGTTTTACATTCGCGATGGTACCACTGTCAGGGTTACTCCGTACGGTCTGGAAAAGGTTCCGGGCATTTTCATCTCCCGCATAGTTCCTGGAGGACTGGCTGCTTGCACGGGACTGCTGGCCATTAATGACCAGGTCCTGGAAGTGAATGGTATTGATGTTTTGCGGAAGTCTTTGGATCAGGTAACCGACATGATGATCGCCAACAGCCACAACCTCATCATCACGGTGAAACCTGCAAACCAGCATAACAACATAAGGCGAAAAAGCTGCAGTTCCTCAAGTTCGGGACACTATTTTGATAGTGCGCACTCCATAAGCTATCCAGGGCTACCTATGATAATGAAAGCTTATGGTTTAGGTAATGGCTCTGAGAGCGAAGAGGATGCAGACGTGGTTGTCGAGAGCCCCATCAAACACCGGTCCCGACATCAGGGGTCTTCAGCACCCTCTCATTCTTCTCAGCTTTACGTTAATACTTCCTACAGGCCTCAAGTTTCTGCCAGATGGCCCAACTCACTCATTTCGGCTGCGTCCTATCACTCTCAGCCTTGTCTCGCTCATACAGCTCACACTGACCATAGCGCCGCTCTTCACAGGCATCGGACCTCCCAGCAGCATTTCGGCTGTAATCCGGTCATCAGACAGGGAAGCTCCAGTACACATGATATTCTAAACACGTGGCACGTAGATCTGAGTCGCCATTTACTGTTGCCCCAGGGGGCAATGGAGGAAGATggaattgttgttgttttgtaa